GATCGGCGCCCAACTGTCTTGACCGGCAACCTAGCTGACCCGTGCCCCGAAGTTTCCAAGCAATTTGGCGGCGTACTTGTAGCGGATTATAATGCCCATTATGGACTGATTACCGCACAAAGAGTGCCTTTCACCTAGCTACGGGGTTGTTATTGAGTGTTGTGAACGCATTGACTTGCTGGCAGAAGAAGAGCAAGAATTCGATGGAAGTGAGCAAGAAATAAGAGAGGAACCGGGTAGGCTAAGAGGACCTTTGCTTTACTAAATAGGTAGGGCAGTCCAGTTGCTCCTAACCTCGAATCTCTCACAGTTCACCTAATACCTGATGCTACCAACCTTAGAAGCTCCTGCCGCCTACTCAGACGAGGCCTTGCTCGCAAAATTTCCTGGTTTCACCAACCACTATGCTACCGTCAATGGTGTGCGCCTGCACTATGTGGAAGGCGGTAGTGGACACCCCCTTATTTGCTTGCCCGGCTGGCCGCAAACCTGGTATTCTTTTCATCCTGTGGCTTCAGAGTTGGCCCAGCACTATCGTGTTATCATCCTCGATATCCGCGGAATGGGCAGCTCAGACAAGCCCGAAACAGGCTATGATAAAAAAACCATGGCTCAGGACGTGTATGCTCTGACGCAGTTACTGGCCCTGCCTACCGTATCGTTGCTGGGCCATGACATTGGCGGCATGGTGGCCATGAGCTTTGCGTTTAATTATCCTGCGGCCACGCACAAAGTGGTTTTGTTGGATAGCGGCCATCCGAGTGAAGGCATGCGCTACATGTCGATGCTGCCAGCTCCCGGCACATTCGAGGCGAAAATGGATGGCAACAATCCTTACATGTGGTGGA
This genomic window from Hymenobacter volaticus contains:
- a CDS encoding alpha/beta fold hydrolase, with the protein product MLPTLEAPAAYSDEALLAKFPGFTNHYATVNGVRLHYVEGGSGHPLICLPGWPQTWYSFHPVASELAQHYRVIILDIRGMGSSDKPETGYDKKTMAQDVYALTQLLALPTVSLLGHDIGGMVAMSFAFNYPAATHKVVLLDSGHPSEGMRYMSMLPAPGTFEAKMDGNNPYMWWMSFNQIKELPEQLLAGRFRYVLDWLFQYVMIDERHMTEFDRQAYATVYNHPANIRAANGWYQTFNQDIEDMKTYSRLTTPILGIGSYVAYSNMNMSLPAIADNVEVLDFSNSGHYLFEENPTQVLEAVLRFLH